TGTGGCATGGGCAGCTGGACACGAGTGGGCACACTTGCCACCAGCTGAGAACCCTCTGCTGGTACTTTCCTACATGGATCCCATGTTGTAACTGTGTCTGCCAGGAAAACCCAAagtttgtaaagtgcttagaagttctattatgttttttatttatttagtttaaacATTTcgttaatttatttgagagggagtgagagagatcacagagggcgagggagaagcagactcgccgctgagcaaggagcccaacacgggactcgatcccaggaccccgggatcatgacctgagctgaaagcagacgtttaacctactgagccacccaggcaccttacttattttttaagagtttttatttatttaagtaatctctttacCCAACGTGGCGCTCAAACTCacaccccgagatcaagagtggcgctcttctgactgagccagctgggcaccctgGGTTCTAGTTTACTTtatgttcttttaaagattgtatttccttatttgagagagtgggagggagtggggggaggggcagaggagaagggaagccagctccccgctgagcatttCCCCACCCGGAGATCATGAGAGTTGGAGTTTAACAGGCCGCACTCCCCAGAGGCCCCGCTGAAGTTCTGTTTTAAGCGTAACCTGTATTACTTGCCTAGGGCTGCTGTAAGAAGTGGCACCGAGCAGACAGCTTACACAGCAGCAACTGATTCTCTCCCAATTCTCGAGGCTGGAAGCCCAAAGTCAGGGTGTGGACAGCAGGCTCGTTTCCTTGTGAGGGCTGGGATGGGAATAGTCCAGGCCTCTgctcttggcttgtagatggcatcttccctctgtgtctctgtccaaGTGCCCCTTTCTCGTAAGGACAGCAGTCCCATTGAATTGGCGCTCACCTTGCTGACCTTACTTTAATTGGGTGGCATTTGCAAAGACCCTTCCTCCGAATGAGGTCAGATGCTGAGGTATTGGGGGTGAAGGTTTCAATGTGAATTTGGAGGGCGGGCGGTCAACCCATCAtataacataaaaacaaacagcaataaaaataaatgccagtaACGTGCTTCCCAGCGAGTGTTGTGAAGTGTTGCTGGCCATCTGCACAGAGCTGTCCTTATCTTTGAGACCTTGGGAACGCCTGCTGGGGACTGTTTCCCAGGGAGGTGGCAAGTGAACAGGAGACGAAGTGAGATCTTTGAATGTCGGCATCAGTTGCGTGTGGGACCATGCTAGCatgtggggtggggcgggggctgccTCTGTAGCTTGGGTCTGGCCAGCCCTACAGAGGGTAGTCGGAGTTGGCTTCGTCTGAATCCTACTCAAATCACTCTTGGTTTTCCTAGCCACCTTCACGGTCCTTGTCTTTGCTAACTGTCCAGGTCTCTGTAACCTCACACCCCAGTAAGTGGGCCAGGTCGGGCCTGAACGGCGTGGGGAGAGGCCCACTGCCCCAAGACAAGAACATGCCCGTTCACACAACCCAAAGAGCAATCCAGATAGACACAGTCCACTGGAGGCAGTATGCTTGCACAGTGAAAACCCAAAGGATCTGCACAAGTAGCAGCCTCACGCTGGCCCCTCAGGATGACAGCTGGTTTACCAAGTAAACACAGGGCCTTCTGTGTAAATAGCTGGCGGAACCTTGACCCCTCTTAGGCATCAAGTGACACCTTATCTGTTCACTATTTGAGGGCCCGGGATCTGTGAGCAATACCGGGAGCCTTCCTTGCCATTTCTTCAGCTCAGAAACATGAAGtcatggccaaggtcacacatgGGTCCAACCAGAGCAGGGTTTAAGGCAGGCAGCCTTCTAGCCTGAGCCTTTGGCCACCACGGTATTAGACTGCCTCCCGCTGGGCTGCATCACCTAGGGACAGGTCCCATGTGCTGGGGCCTGGAGCGTACCAGTTCTGTCGTGGAGAGCTGGTGGATGGTCAGGCAACGGGGCTGGTTGTGGGTGTGCGTGGCTGTGTGGAGTGAGGGTGAGCACAGAGACACTTGTGTCCTGGTCTGGGGtgctggctgggggctggggtcgCCCTGTTCTCATGGTCCACACTGGTGGGTGACAGTGTCCCTCCGTGGCCCCCGGAAGCTGCTGAAGCTCGCTGCCATCCCGCCCCCTTCCAGTTCCCAGACATCGTGGAGTTCAGTGAGACTATGGCCAACGCCGGGAAGACCGTGATCGTGGCCGCATTGGATGGGACCTTCCAGAGGAAGGTAAGGGGTCTGAGCTGGGCCTTGGGAAGGGATTGGGAGGGAGGGGGCGAGGGGTGGGGCAGGAACAGGGCCTCCTCTTTCAGCGCAGTGCTCCCTGGATGACCGGGGCTTGGCCCTTGGGCACACGTTCAGCCGGGGGTGCCTTACTTAGCCTGGGCACTCAGATGAGTCCATCCCAGACCGGATGCTGTCTGCTGCAGGGGATGGCACTCTGGGGAAAGCAAGCCGAGCCAAGGTTTCCATGCCTCCTGCTCTGAGTCCAAGGATTTCAAGGAAAACCCACCTGGCCAGGTAGATGTGCTCACCTGCTGTCTTCCCCGGGGAGTGCAGGCATTCGGGACCATCCTGAACCTGGTGCCTCTGGCCGAGAGCGTCGTGAAGCTGACAGCCGTGTGCATGGAGTGTTTCCGCGAGGCCGCCTACACCAAGCGACTCGGCTCGGAGAAGGAGGTagcctcccctgcctgcccctgcccgcccctgcccgcccctgcctgcccctgcctgctggggggaggaggagtgggggggcGCTGTGccgctgctccccccacccctgctcagtGCAGGCCCTTTCTGTCCGGGGGCCAGGTCGAGGTGATCGGAGGAGCAGACAAATACCACTCCGTGTGCCGCCTCTGCTACTTCAAGAAGGCGTCGGGCCCGCCCGCGGGGCTGGACAGCAGGGAGAACAAGGAGAACGTGCTGGTGCCGGTGCCCGGAAAGCCTGGGGAGGGCAAGGAGGCCGCGGGAGTTCGCAAGCTCTTTGCTCCCCAGCACGTCCTGCAGTGCAGCCCCGCCAACTGAGGTGGCCCTTGCTGGATGCccgtgcccctgccccctgccgccGGTGCAGCCCTCCCAGAGGCACAGGGGGAGGAGCGGGGATGGAGAGGAAGGGGGGGGGACTTTGTGCCTCCAGCCACGCGAGTCCCGGTGGCGGCGGCCCCGGTTccccttctctgttcctttcccgGCTGCCGGTCTGCTCTCGAGCTCAGGGTCTGGCCGCAGACGGGggcccccccgccctcctgggggGTGCGGGGCACAACCACACACTGACGACGTGTCGGGGCTGCCATGGCTTCTTCCCCTTTGTGGACTTGGCTGTTGAGTTTCTGTTCCCACTGGGAAGTCCGGCACTTCCAGCTCCACACCAGGCTCATCCCACGCCAAGGCTTCTGTCCCCGCCAGCGGGGACCACTCCTGGCCCCCAGGGTGGCCCGACTTGTGCCCTCCGgctgcccccagggccctgcctaCACTCTGATCACCTCCAGAGTTACAGCTTCTCCTCTCTCACCTGGGAGACACCCTGCTGGGGCTCAGGTCCCCGGGCTTACCTGGCTTACCTTTAAAACGGGGGagggggttaggggcagaggTGGCTTGCCCTGGGGTCTATGATCCTGTTGTAGTTTGTGAATTAATAACTAATATTAAAACTTACTGATTGgctaaggttttatttttgggggatgcctgggtggctcagcagttgagcatctgcatgatcccggggtcctgggatcaagtcctacatccggggtgtctgtctctcatgaataaatacataaaatcttttttttttttttttaagattttatgtatttattcatgagagacaaagacacaggcagagggagaaacaggctccacacagggagcctgacatgggactcgatcctgggtctccaggatcacgccctgggctgaaggtggcactaaaccactgagccacctacctgggctgccctaaaatctttaaaaaaaaaaaaaaaaaaaaaaaaaaagtttttaagagagcacaagctctcttaaaggaggagggacagagggacagaggcagagggagaaaaagcaggtttcccactgagcagggagcccgatcccaggcagaagtcagacacttaaccgagccacccaggtgccccaaaagcacATGTCATTAACAGCCTGGGATGCCCCAGGTCTCCCTGTAGATAGCTCTGATGTGACACAGTGGGGATTTCGTTCCAGATCTTTTTCTAGTACTACTAGTCTCTTAGCCACAACAGTTTAACTGAGAAGCGACCACGAAGCGCGTCCTAGGAAGAatgtttgcttgcttttctgtCTGGATGAGTTTCAGGACAAGATGGGTGGACGGAGGAGCCTGGGGCCCAGGACAGAAAGACAAGGCTGTGGTCAGGGCTGCCAGCTGGGGTGTGGGGTCAGGTTTTGTTTGTGAAACAGACACTCGATAGCTCGGGAGCCCAGAAGACTAGCTCAGCTGTACCTTGTAAAGTGGGCCGTCAGCGGCTTGCATAGAAGCAAGAACCCGCTGGGGTGGGCAggcccctctgtccccaccctggTGCAGATGGGATTGAGGTTCTGGGGTCAGTCACCCTGGCTTGCCTCTCCCTTTTGTTCTACTCTAGCTTGCTGGTGACTGGTCCTGAGTCACACTGAGGTGTTCACAGAACCATATTCGTTGGTTCTCAGGATTTTCAAACAGGCCCACTTTTGACAGTTCTTGTTGTCACTGCTCCAAAAGGGAATTGAGGGGTTTCAGGGGTCCTGACCTCTCCTGTCAGGGATAGGCTCGCTCCCTTGGGGCCGGCCATCCCGGGACAGGCTCCAGAAGTGCCAGCCTCTGTCTGCAGGAAGGGAGGACCAGCCCTTGCCGGGGTACTGCTCACTCGGCTAGGAGGGGTTGGGAAGCAAAGGGttagcaggggaggggcagccagTGGGTcagctcccaggtgcccccaccccaactccagcCAGGGCACAGCAGGGCCTTGGCAAGGCAGTCCAGAAGAACTGTCTTGTTTACAGGCTGAGTACAGCTGCTATTTTAAGATGCCGCTGGACGGCAGTGTGAGGAATGAGACCCCAGATGAGGGAGCGGGCGCACACGCATGCGCTAGAGCAGCAGACTGCTGCCCGCTGTTCAAAATGCAGGTCCATAAAGCACCCCCTCCCAGGGTGTACCCCAGAGTGGGACATCTCTTCCATCCCCAGGCTGAGGCCCAACTAACGACAAGAGAGATTATgaacaagaaaaacatttattctgTCTTGGAAGCAGTCTACGAGAACCACGGGTCTGTGCATCTTACCCCGGAGCCTTTATAATACATTCAGAACAGCCCGGGGCTGTGGGCGCACCCCACACCTGACAGTGGCCGAATATTTACATAAAGCTGGGTGTTTCCGGTCAGGCAAAGCCCTTCCCTGTTGCCAAGGGGGTGGGAACGAGGAGAAGGGGGCGTGCAGCCCCGTGCCCCCCCCCCTGCGGTGGCCGCGCCGaggctgccaggagccgcccggaggccctggcacagagcagggacCCTCGATCCGAGAGTGAGCAGACGTGACAGCAGCGAGCACAGGGCTGCCAGCTTCCGGCGCATGCAGGGGCTGCGGGCACGACGCCGGGAGGTGGGAACCAAACCTGAGTGAGCGGGAAAGGGCACCCGGGCCCAGCACTAGCAGGCGAGCCCAGGGAAGGCCCCAAGGCTCATCTTTGGCACAGAAGCCCAAGTAACTGCGGCCACCACAGTCTGGACCTGGGCCCGGCTCCCCTGGGCTGGGGAGAGGCTAAGGCACTTGTCAAAACAGCAGGTCGGGCACTTCTAGCTACTTCGGGTAGCGCTGGGGATTATTAAAAGCAACGACAGAACACATCTGGCTAAAAACCCTTTTCTAAAAAATGCCCTTGAGGAGTGGTGGCTGGAGCCCGGGGGCGGAGGCGCTGCTCCACCAGCAGCCGGGCCGGGAGGGGCTCCAGGCTGCGCCGGCTCCTCCGACGGGCACCCCAGGCACCCGACAGGGTGAGGGGCCACAGCCCGGGGAGGCGAGGCTCGGCTCGTGGGAGGAGTCCAGGAGGGGGAGGCCCCCCGAcaccccctctgcctcccttacCATCCCCGCTGCAGCTCAGTACACAGGGGGCGGCTGGTAGCCCTCAGTGGTCTCGGCATTCTGGGTGAAGGGCGGCTGTTGGTAGTTGTCTACAGACGCACCGGGGTAGGAGGCATAGGCCGTGCTGGGGTCAGGCGTGGGGTCTACGTAGTTCTGGATGAAGTCGTCCACTCCCGCCTTATAGCGCTGGTAGGCCAGGGAGGCCAGCgcaccctgcggggagccccgAGTTTTGGGTTCCTCAGCCTCCACCCCCCTTCTCCAAAGACACTGCAACCCTGCCCGCCCCGGCCCACCTACCcaggagaagatggagaagaagcTGAAGGTGATGGCGGCCCGGGCCGAGTCGGCCCCCACGAGCACGTCTTCCATCTCGGTGGCCGCCCACTGGTTGGTAAGGAAGCAGAAACCAACAAACCACAGGAAGGTCCAGAGAGCTGGGAAGAAGGCCGGGAGGCAAGGTCAGCTccgtggagggggcaggggctgttCGGGGACCCAGGAGAGGCCCcctgtggtggtggggggagcggGGTGGCCCTCGGCCAGGATCTCCCAGAAGCCCCCAGGAATATAAAGGGCACCGACGCAGAAAGCCAGGGTGgggactggggtgcctggctccAAGGCCCGGTGACCACCACTCAATGCCGGTGGGCTCTGGCAGAGATCCCCGCCAGCAAGCCGGTCTGCTCAcgtggggccgggggggggggggggggggggggcgctgctcCTGGGCCGTCCGGAGGTTGCCGAGGCCCTGccatcccagagccccagggcttTGGGGAACACCGCCTGCTCCTCTTCGCCTCCCAAAGTCGAATGGGGGCGCTGCTAGCAGGTACCTGAGAAGAGCAGGTCGCTGACGACCAGGTATTTGCGGTCCGTGGCGTTGCTGATCTGGGGGAAGTAGGCGTCAACCACTAGGAAGGCGGCAGAGCCCAGGAAGGCCAGCACCCCGATGGCGCTTCCATAGCCACACGCGTCCTCGTTGTGGTTGAAAACGCAGTACTTCTGAATGGAGTGGTGGGTGTTGGTGTAGCCCTCGCCGAAAATGCAGGAGAACACGATCAGAGCAAAGACCtgaggggacagggcagggaggggctgagTGGCCGCCAGACAGACCCCACGGGGGCACACATGACaggggccctgggcccccacactGGCACTGCTCCCCTCTGGGAGGTCAGGCACCATGGCCCCTTCTGAGCTTGCGGAGTGAGCGGACAGGCACGTTGCTTCCTGGTGCCCAGTCCCCACTTCTCCTTACCCCCTTCTCCCAGGCCACCTGCAGATACCAGCACAGCCGCCACCCCCTAGCCAGGGATTCCTGGACCCTGGGCCAGTGGAGGGGAAGGCGGGGGATGGACGGACGGACAGGGATCTCCTGAGAGGGGACTACCCCGCCGCCGGGGCCTGCTGGGAGGGGTCATCGTGCTTCAGTAGGAGATGTCACAGAAGCCCAGGCTCGGAGCTTCACCCCAGATCACCTTCTGCCTGAGTCACCTTGGTGGCATCCAACCTCTGCCTGAACACCTCCGGCGATGGAGGGCTCCCCCCACCTCTTGGGAAAGCCATGCCAGCCGGCGCTGAGCTGAAGCCCGTGCCCCCGCCAGCTCCTTCCTGCCCCAGCGTGGCCTCCCCAGCTTGGCCCCCCCAGCTTGGCCAGCGCTCCTCCTACACGGACTACTGGTCTCTTTGGTATCCAGACTCCCCCTCTGAGGGAAGCCCGGCCTGCTTCCTGCCCACAGGTGAGTCCTGTCTGCACGGGGCCTGTCTGGGCCTCAGCTGCCCAGAACCCAGGCTAATCTGATTGGCAGGCCTGTGGACACAGTTCTGCACCCAGAACCCTGGAGGTCCTAGTTGGGCCTGCCAGCTCTGGGAGGGGCTCTGGGCCCTCGGGAAGGCCTCAGGTCACAACCTCACCTCCTCCCTAAACTTCAAGGTCACCACCGATCCCCGCCCCAGGCCAGCAGATGCAGGACGGTGTGCACACCTGGCTCCCACTGACAGGGGCCcaggcctgtcccctgccctgccccgagGAGGGCCTGTCAATAGGCTCTGGAGTTGGCAGTCAcaagccccacccccagctggaGATGAAGCCGGAACTCCGGGATGCTGGCAGCAGCGTGCCAGGCCCCACTCCTGGCACAGCCGGCCCGACACATGGGCGTCTGCCCCTTGGAACAGACCCCAGGGTCAGGCAGGCAGGGGGCATGGGTGCCACCAGGGCACCTCgttaggctccaggcccaggagGGCATGGGGTGGGCACCTGAGTCCCAGCCCTGCGCCTGCCCACTCTGAAACCTGGTCCGGCTCTAGGCGCTGGCTGGTTGCTCAAGAGCCTGCGGCCCTCCTGAGCCCCGTCACCCCCTAACCTGGGGCCGGGGCCTCCCCTCCTTGCGTGGGGAAGCGGGGCCGGGGCCTGCTCCGGAGCGGAAGGGAGATCCTGCTTGGGGGCGCCCGACCGCCCCGGGGCCCCACGTGGCTTGGGAAAGCCCCTTCCCGGCGAATTCCCCGAGCTCGAGTCCCAGGACGCCGCCACCTGTCCTGGAGCTGCCCCAAGCCCCTCCCAGCGCCAGCGGGGCCACAGGCCTGCTCCCCGCGGCGCCTCGGTGCGGCCGGTGGGGGAGCGGGGACCGGGGCAGCGGGGACCGGGGCAGCGCGGGAGGAGctggggcccggggggggggctggagggggcggaggggggcggagggggcggagggggacgggggggacggggggcgCGGACGGGGATGGGGGGGacggaggggggcggagggggatgGGGGGCGCGGACGGGGatggagggcggggggggcgcggggcccgggcccTCTCGCCGTCCGCACGcgcagcccccgcccggcccggcccggccgccgccaCCTGCCGCGctcccagcccccgcccccccgcccgcggccccgccggcTCACCAGGCACACGACGCGCGTCACCACCTGCGGCTGCGTCAGGAAGCGCCGCAGGTCGAAGGAGCCGCCGGCCTTGGCCGCGCCGTAGGCCCCGCTCTCCATgtcgccgtcgccgccgccgccgcggacTGCGGAGGaacccggccgccgccgcccggccccgccccgccccgccccgcccggccccgcccccgcccccgcccggcaggccccgcccctgggGGCGTGGCCAGCGCGGCCCCAGGGACCGAGGGCAAAGTGCTGCCCGCCGCCAGCGCCGCAGGGCGGCCGAGACGCCCCGACCGCGGGCCCGCGCCCTGGCAGGTGGCAGCGCTGCAGCCCCCCTCGCGGTCGGGGCCGCGCCCCCCTGCTCCCAGAGGGGCCAGGGAGTCCCCAGAAGAGGCGCGCGCGGAGGGCccgcccctctgccccacccacacTTTGCCCCGccgtccctcctcctctccaggaaGCCCCCCAGAGGCCTGTCTGGGCCTCAGCTGCCCTGGACCCAGGCTCATGAGCACCCCCTCTTCTCCCCATTCCATCCCAAACCCCAGCGCACAGCCTGGACACAAGCCCCGACTGGCCTGTCActcttgcttctctctgcccagaGCCTGCAGCAGCATCCAgcccccctccctcttcccaaatCTTCCCCACCGCAGGCCCCAAGTATGTACGACCCTAGACTTTCATGCCCAAGATGGTGTGGGGACAGAAACAGTTTCCAGGGTGACAGGCAGAGGACAGAGTTTAATCCAATCCTCCTGCAACACGCCCCCAAGTGATTTCAAGCATCTGCATGGGGAAGGCTGAGTGGGGTTAGGGTGGGGGGGTCCAGGTGACTGCAGGGAAAAACTGCAGACACTTTTTTTGCTACTTGCAGGTAAGGATTCAGAAGGGGATGCTGGCCAGGGAAGG
The Vulpes vulpes isolate BD-2025 chromosome 2, VulVul3, whole genome shotgun sequence genome window above contains:
- the TK1 gene encoding thymidine kinase, cytosolic isoform X1 produces the protein MSCINLPTVLPGSPSKTRGQIQVILGPMFSGKSTELMRRVRRFQIAQYKCLVIKYAKDTRYSNSFSTHDRNTMEALPACLLRDVAQEALGVAVIGIDEGQFFPDIVEFSETMANAGKTVIVAALDGTFQRKAFGTILNLVPLAESVVKLTAVCMECFREAAYTKRLGSEKEVASPACPCPPLPAPACPCLLGGGGVGGRCAAAPPTPAQCRPFLSGGQVEVIGGADKYHSVCRLCYFKKASGPPAGLDSRENKENVLVPVPGKPGEGKEAAGVRKLFAPQHVLQCSPAN
- the TK1 gene encoding thymidine kinase, cytosolic isoform X2, coding for MSCINLPTVLPGSPSKTRGQIQVILGPMFSGKSTELMRRVRRFQIAQYKCLVIKYAKDTRYSNSFSTHDRNTMEALPACLLRDVAQEALGVAVIGIDEGQFFPDIVEFSETMANAGKTVIVAALDGTFQRKAFGTILNLVPLAESVVKLTAVCMECFREAAYTKRLGSEKEVEVIGGADKYHSVCRLCYFKKASGPPAGLDSRENKENVLVPVPGKPGEGKEAAGVRKLFAPQHVLQCSPAN
- the SYNGR2 gene encoding synaptogyrin-2; amino-acid sequence: MESGAYGAAKAGGSFDLRRFLTQPQVVTRVVCLVFALIVFSCIFGEGYTNTHHSIQKYCVFNHNEDACGYGSAIGVLAFLGSAAFLVVDAYFPQISNATDRKYLVVSDLLFSALWTFLWFVGFCFLTNQWAATEMEDVLVGADSARAAITFSFFSIFSWGALASLAYQRYKAGVDDFIQNYVDPTPDPSTAYASYPGASVDNYQQPPFTQNAETTEGYQPPPVY